A section of the Lathamus discolor isolate bLatDis1 chromosome 6, bLatDis1.hap1, whole genome shotgun sequence genome encodes:
- the LOC136016941 gene encoding GRB2-related adapter protein-like isoform X4 yields the protein MESVALYSFQTTEKDELPFHKGDTLKILNMEDDQNWYKAELYGCEGFIPKNYIKVKPHPWYAGRISRHLAEEQLLQRKHIGAFLIRDSESAPGEFSISVNYGQHVQHFKVLRERNGKYYLWEEKFNSLNELVDFYRTTTIAKQQQIFLRDEDQGQEARRPRFVQAQFDFSSHDCSQLPFLRGDIIEVLDCPDPNWWQGKIYGRIGLFPRSYVHPICK from the exons ATGGAGTCGGTGGCTCTGTACAGCTTCCAGACGACCGAGAAGGACGAGCTGCCCTTCCACAAAGGGGACACCCTGAAG ATCCTCAACATGGAAGATGACCAGAACTGGTACAAGGCTGAGCTGTACGGCTGCGAGGGCTTCATCCCCAAGAACTACATCAAGGTCAAGCCTCACCC GTGGTATGCGGGACGGATCTCCCGGCATctggcagaggagcagctcctccagcgCAAGCACATCGGAGCCTTCCTGATCCGAGACAGTGAGAGTGCTCCGGGGGAGTTCTCCATCTCCGTCAA CTACGGGCAGCACGTCCAGCACTTCAAGGTGCtcagggagagaaatggcaaatatTACCTCTGGGAGGAAAAGTTCAACTCCCTCAACGAGCTGGTGGATTTCTACAGGACCACCACCATCgccaaacagcagcagatctTCCTCCGGGATGAGGACCAGGGCCAGGAG GCGAGGAGACCCCGGTTCGTGCAGGCTCAGTTTGATTTCTCCTCCCACGACtgctcccagcttcccttcctccgCGGGGACATCATCGAGGTCCTGGACTGCCCCGACCCCAACTGGTGGCAGGGCAAGATCTACGGGCGCATCGGCCTCTTCCCTCGCAGCTACGTGCACCCCATCTGCAAGTGA